The following proteins are encoded in a genomic region of Hymenobacter siberiensis:
- a CDS encoding cystathionine gamma-synthase family protein yields the protein MSTLHDHAHIGGQQLRPESLMMSYGYTPAWSEGAIKPPIFQTSTFVFKNAEEGKAFFELAYGLRQQGPDEEMGLIYSRLNNPSLEILEHRLCLWDEADEAASFASGMAAISTTLLALLQPGDVVLHSEPVYGGSDFFLKNVLRKFGIEAVGFRPTDTPAQMAARAAAIAPGRLAMIFVETPANPTNHLVDLEACAALARQYSTDEKPVRLVVDNTFLGPVFQHPLKHGADVVLYSATKFLGGHSDLIAGAALASKPLMKEIKAMRTFMGTMCDPNTGWMLMRSLETLKLRMERAAQSAQLIADWLRTHPLVERTYYLTHLEHCPAQQDIYQRHCLSPGSMISFDIKGGEAEAFRFLNTLKLIKLAVSLGGTESLAEHPGTMTHSDITLEEQREMGITPQMIRLSIGVEDPQDLMLDLSQAFEAVGMVKEREMEMA from the coding sequence ATGTCCACTCTCCACGACCATGCCCACATCGGCGGCCAGCAGCTGCGCCCCGAAAGCCTCATGATGAGCTACGGCTACACCCCCGCCTGGAGCGAGGGAGCCATCAAGCCGCCCATTTTCCAGACCTCCACCTTCGTTTTCAAGAATGCCGAGGAAGGCAAAGCCTTCTTCGAACTCGCCTACGGCCTGCGCCAGCAGGGCCCCGACGAGGAAATGGGCCTCATCTACTCCCGCCTCAACAATCCCAGCCTGGAGATTCTGGAGCACCGCCTCTGCCTCTGGGACGAAGCCGACGAAGCCGCCAGCTTCGCCAGCGGCATGGCTGCCATCAGCACCACGCTGCTGGCCCTGCTGCAGCCCGGCGATGTGGTGCTACACTCCGAGCCCGTGTACGGCGGCTCTGATTTCTTTCTGAAAAACGTGCTGCGCAAATTCGGGATTGAGGCCGTGGGTTTCCGCCCCACCGACACGCCGGCGCAAATGGCAGCCCGCGCCGCTGCCATTGCCCCCGGCCGCCTGGCCATGATTTTCGTGGAAACGCCCGCCAACCCCACCAATCACCTCGTCGACCTCGAAGCCTGCGCCGCCCTGGCCCGTCAGTATTCCACCGACGAAAAACCCGTGCGTCTCGTCGTTGACAATACCTTTCTGGGCCCAGTTTTCCAGCATCCGCTAAAGCACGGGGCCGATGTGGTGCTCTATTCGGCCACCAAGTTCCTGGGCGGGCACTCCGACCTGATTGCCGGCGCGGCCCTGGCCAGTAAGCCGCTCATGAAGGAAATCAAGGCCATGCGCACCTTCATGGGCACCATGTGCGACCCCAACACCGGCTGGATGCTCATGCGCTCGCTCGAAACCCTGAAGCTGCGCATGGAGCGCGCCGCCCAATCAGCCCAGCTCATTGCCGACTGGCTCCGCACCCACCCGCTGGTGGAACGCACCTACTACCTCACCCACCTCGAGCACTGCCCCGCCCAGCAGGACATCTACCAGCGCCACTGCCTCTCGCCCGGCTCCATGATTTCCTTCGACATCAAGGGCGGCGAGGCCGAAGCCTTCCGCTTCCTCAATACCCTGAAGCTCATTAAGCTGGCCGTAAGCCTCGGCGGCACCGAAAGCCTCGCCGAGCACCCCGGTACCATGACGCACTCCGACATCACCCTCGAAGAGCAGCGCGAAATGGGCATCACCCCCCAGATGATTCGCCTGAGCATCGGCGTAGAAGACCCGCAGGACTTGATGCTCGATTTAAGTCAGGCATTTGAGGCCGTGGGAATGGTGAAGGAGCGGGAAATGGAGATGGCATAG
- a CDS encoding efflux RND transporter periplasmic adaptor subunit has translation MTKLLPKKPWQTRWRPWLMLLLAGLLLGASACQKAKPDPEKTAESAAYYTCPMHPQIHADEPGDCPICHMHLVAVQPPAAQKKPAAASAMYTCPMHPQVREKQPGSCPICGMDLVKTSSRPAISQLPDTDLATNDLILTAQQLALGNIQVQTLGSGPASTAGIGKTEMPAPQAVLTGTVTANARRTESISSRVAGRVERLYVRQTGQLLRRGAPLFAVYSEELQTLQREYLLALAQDLLVAEPTYRHFAEATAQKLRLLGVSGAQLRQLAQTGKPSPLVTYYSPRTGTVQTLDVVQGQYVAEGSPLLTLTDLSSVWVEAQLYPAEANRLPLGQTVAVQVAGQANPVRGKVVFLSPELSGSSQLTLARIEVPNSAGRLQPGAQANVLVNSLPSAYTTRPEASVAAAAETMLRVPPAAIIHNGAVSYVWKQTGERQFRRVRVRLGEGTATAVPVLAGLQAGDAVVTTGAYLLESEFTLRQGADDDHMSGMAM, from the coding sequence ATGACTAAGCTCCTCCCAAAAAAGCCCTGGCAAACCCGCTGGCGGCCGTGGCTGATGCTGCTGCTGGCCGGGCTCCTGCTCGGTGCGTCAGCCTGCCAGAAGGCCAAGCCTGACCCTGAAAAAACTGCTGAGTCAGCGGCCTATTACACCTGCCCGATGCACCCGCAAATCCACGCCGATGAGCCGGGGGACTGCCCCATCTGCCATATGCACCTGGTGGCGGTGCAGCCGCCCGCCGCCCAAAAGAAGCCGGCGGCGGCCTCGGCCATGTACACCTGCCCCATGCACCCGCAGGTGCGCGAAAAGCAGCCCGGCAGCTGCCCCATCTGCGGCATGGACCTCGTGAAGACGTCGAGCCGCCCGGCCATCAGCCAGCTGCCGGATACCGATTTGGCTACCAACGACCTCATCCTCACGGCCCAGCAGCTGGCGCTGGGCAATATCCAGGTGCAGACGTTGGGTTCCGGCCCGGCTTCCACCGCTGGCATCGGTAAAACCGAAATGCCCGCGCCCCAGGCCGTGCTGACCGGCACTGTCACGGCCAATGCCCGGCGCACCGAAAGCATCAGCAGCCGGGTGGCGGGCCGCGTCGAGAGGCTCTACGTGCGCCAGACCGGGCAGCTGCTGCGGCGCGGTGCCCCGCTGTTTGCGGTGTATAGCGAGGAGCTGCAAACCCTGCAGCGCGAATACCTGCTGGCGCTGGCCCAGGACCTGCTGGTGGCCGAGCCCACCTACCGCCACTTCGCCGAAGCCACCGCCCAGAAGCTGCGGCTGCTGGGCGTATCGGGCGCGCAACTGCGGCAGCTGGCCCAAACCGGCAAGCCCAGCCCCCTGGTCACCTACTACAGCCCCCGCACCGGCACGGTGCAAACCCTGGATGTGGTGCAGGGCCAGTACGTGGCCGAGGGCTCTCCCCTCCTCACCCTCACGGACCTGAGCAGCGTGTGGGTGGAAGCGCAGCTCTATCCGGCCGAGGCCAACCGGCTGCCCCTGGGCCAGACGGTGGCCGTGCAGGTAGCTGGCCAGGCCAACCCCGTGCGGGGCAAAGTCGTGTTCCTAAGTCCCGAGCTGAGTGGCAGCAGCCAGCTCACGCTGGCCCGCATCGAGGTGCCCAACTCCGCCGGCCGCCTCCAGCCCGGTGCCCAGGCCAACGTGCTGGTCAACAGCCTTCCATCGGCCTATACTACCCGCCCCGAGGCGTCGGTTGCCGCTGCTGCGGAGACGATGCTTCGCGTGCCGCCGGCCGCCATTATCCACAACGGGGCCGTGAGCTACGTATGGAAGCAAACCGGCGAGCGGCAGTTTCGGCGGGTACGGGTGCGCCTGGGCGAGGGCACGGCCACGGCGGTGCCGGTGCTGGCGGGCCTGCAGGCCGGCGACGCGGTGGTAACCACCGGGGCCTACCTGCTGGAAAGCGAGTTCACCCTGCGCCAGGGAGCCGACGATGACCACATGAGCGGCATGGCGATGTAA
- a CDS encoding OmpA family protein → MKTTFLSLLAAATVALVGCDNLSKPSTLDQPHEATVDTAVVYRNNQSAAEALERSFDRTKNVLVTQTLPEIKQKSVTVTGDADFEVYSVDETVLFDFDKSMLKPTAAATLDEIVASIGQRFANKNVRVMGFADSRGDASYNLQLGHDRADAVKKYLVETGKLPDDKVSTESFGEQKPVSTNETAAGRKANRRVEIAVRVR, encoded by the coding sequence ATGAAAACTACTTTCCTTTCCCTGTTGGCGGCGGCCACCGTTGCCCTGGTGGGCTGCGACAATTTGAGCAAGCCCTCTACGCTGGACCAGCCCCACGAGGCAACAGTCGACACGGCGGTGGTATACCGCAACAACCAGTCGGCGGCCGAGGCGCTCGAACGTTCTTTCGATAGGACCAAGAACGTTTTAGTAACTCAGACCCTTCCCGAAATCAAGCAAAAGTCGGTGACCGTGACCGGCGATGCGGATTTTGAGGTGTATTCGGTAGATGAAACGGTGCTGTTTGACTTCGACAAGTCCATGCTGAAACCAACGGCGGCGGCCACTTTGGACGAAATCGTTGCTTCCATCGGCCAGCGCTTCGCCAATAAGAACGTGCGGGTAATGGGCTTCGCCGACTCGCGCGGCGATGCCAGCTACAACCTGCAACTGGGACACGACCGGGCCGATGCCGTAAAAAAATACCTGGTTGAAACCGGCAAATTGCCCGACGATAAAGTGAGCACCGAAAGCTTCGGCGAGCAGAAGCCCGTGTCGACCAATGAAACTGCCGCCGGCCGAAAGGCCAACCGGCGGGTTGAGATTGCCGTCAGGGTCCGGTAG
- a CDS encoding TolC family protein: MKYPLKLLLLLLLALPARAQQPRLPLDSVLHAIQTRNPALRQYDARARAKDAAVAGATTWEPPKISAGYWMTPYNQRPIKEMNNGQGMGMQMVSVEQQLPNPAKQRAKRDYLASQAAVEQADQTAGFNELRARARTLYYGRAVLEKKLKVLDESDVLLDFLLKIAQARYPYNQTMLASIYQVQARVAQHGNDHARLYGQLRQHTIGLNTLMARNPENEFAVDTLLPTSFAGPYPDTAALAARRSDVRRLDRTLAVVRLSQQVEASRRRPDFGVRYDHMNGIGNTPNQFSVMGMVTLPFAPWSAREYKANTAALGYEAQAVQQQRASLLNDAAGRITTLQSDLRVQREQLLNYEQGVLPALRKTYQVTLLAYQQNTAQLPAVVEALDAWLMARLQYLDTQYELMTLHVRYDQELEQ; encoded by the coding sequence ATGAAATACCCCCTGAAACTCCTGCTACTGTTACTCCTGGCCCTCCCGGCCCGCGCCCAGCAGCCCCGGCTGCCGCTCGACTCGGTGCTGCACGCCATCCAGACCCGCAACCCCGCCCTGCGCCAGTACGACGCCCGCGCCCGCGCCAAAGACGCCGCCGTGGCCGGGGCCACCACCTGGGAGCCGCCCAAAATCAGCGCCGGCTACTGGATGACGCCCTACAACCAGCGGCCCATCAAGGAGATGAACAACGGCCAGGGCATGGGCATGCAGATGGTGTCGGTGGAGCAGCAGCTGCCCAACCCGGCCAAGCAGCGCGCCAAACGCGACTACCTGGCCAGCCAGGCCGCCGTGGAGCAGGCCGACCAGACCGCCGGCTTCAACGAGCTGCGCGCCCGGGCCCGCACGCTGTATTACGGCCGGGCAGTGCTGGAAAAGAAGCTGAAAGTGCTGGATGAGAGCGACGTGCTACTCGATTTCCTGCTGAAGATTGCCCAGGCCCGCTACCCGTATAACCAGACTATGCTGGCCAGCATCTACCAGGTGCAGGCCCGGGTGGCCCAGCACGGCAACGACCATGCCCGCCTCTACGGCCAGCTGCGCCAGCACACCATCGGCCTCAACACCCTGATGGCCCGCAACCCCGAAAATGAGTTCGCCGTGGACACCCTGCTGCCGACCTCATTCGCCGGCCCGTACCCCGATACCGCCGCCCTGGCCGCCCGCCGTTCCGACGTGCGCCGCCTCGACCGCACCTTGGCCGTGGTGCGCCTCAGCCAGCAGGTGGAAGCCAGTCGCCGCCGCCCCGATTTTGGGGTGCGCTACGACCACATGAACGGCATCGGCAACACCCCCAACCAGTTTTCGGTGATGGGCATGGTTACGCTGCCCTTCGCGCCGTGGTCGGCCCGCGAGTATAAGGCCAACACCGCCGCCCTGGGCTACGAGGCGCAGGCGGTGCAGCAGCAGCGCGCCAGCCTGCTCAACGACGCGGCCGGCCGCATCACCACCCTGCAATCAGACCTGCGGGTGCAGCGCGAGCAGCTGCTCAACTACGAGCAGGGCGTGCTGCCCGCCCTGCGCAAAACCTACCAGGTCACGCTGCTGGCCTATCAGCAAAACACCGCCCAGCTGCCCGCCGTGGTCGAAGCCCTCGATGCCTGGCTTATGGCCCGCCTGCAGTACCTCGATACCCAGTATGAACTGATGACCCTTCACGTACGCTATGACCAGGAACTTGAGCAATAG
- a CDS encoding efflux RND transporter permease subunit — protein MTNEERLAIIEKSSQQVSRGIFFSTIIIVASFLPVFLLTGQEGKLFHPLAYTKTFILLIDAVLAVTLAPVLLSFFMKGKFKTEEQNPINRGLERVYAPLINWCLTWRKTTIGINLALLAISIPLLLSLGTEFMPPLDEGSILFMPITQPDVSNTEVKRILQVQDRIIMQVPEVKGVLGKAGRASTATDNAPLSMIETIIQLKPRSEWRAGMTKAKLIEELNGKLQIPGVVNGWTQPIINRINMLSTGIRTDVGVKVYGQQLDTIYRVSQQVRAALKGVPGVEDLYVDPITGGKYLQIDLNRPQLARYGLTVDQVNEVVEMAIGGAPVASTVEGRRRFAIGVRLAEDFRNSLPALGRIPIQTTAYGPVPLSAVASLRFENGPPMINSENAQLRGAVLFNVRGRDLGGTVSEAMKKVQAVQGKLPAGYYLEWSGQYENLISSQRTLLFILPIVLVVIFGCLYFAFHSVREALLSLVTIPFALIGGAYMVYFYGVHLSVAVAVGFIALFGLAVETGVIMVIYLNDAMQQLVARKGNSSETITKEDLREAVFHGAAKRLRPKLMTVSVALFGLVPVLWATGTGSDVMLPIVLPMIGGVFTSSTHILLVTPLIFLMTKEYELRKFGKLDVLAVTH, from the coding sequence ATGACCAACGAAGAACGCCTCGCCATTATCGAGAAATCCAGCCAGCAGGTGTCGCGGGGCATTTTCTTCTCCACGATTATCATCGTGGCGTCGTTTCTGCCGGTTTTTCTGCTCACCGGGCAGGAGGGCAAGCTGTTTCATCCGCTGGCCTATACCAAGACGTTTATTCTGCTCATTGATGCCGTGCTGGCCGTGACGCTGGCCCCGGTGCTGCTGTCCTTTTTCATGAAGGGCAAGTTCAAAACCGAGGAGCAAAACCCCATCAACCGGGGGCTGGAGCGGGTGTACGCGCCGCTGATAAACTGGTGCCTGACCTGGCGCAAAACCACCATCGGTATTAACCTGGCGCTGCTGGCCATCAGCATTCCGTTGCTGCTGAGCCTAGGCACCGAGTTTATGCCGCCGCTCGATGAGGGCTCGATTCTGTTCATGCCCATCACCCAGCCCGACGTGTCGAATACCGAGGTGAAGCGCATTTTGCAGGTGCAGGACCGCATCATCATGCAGGTGCCCGAGGTGAAGGGCGTGCTGGGCAAGGCCGGCCGGGCCAGCACCGCTACCGACAACGCCCCGCTGAGCATGATTGAAACCATCATCCAGCTCAAGCCCCGCAGCGAGTGGCGGGCCGGCATGACCAAGGCCAAGCTGATTGAGGAGCTGAACGGCAAGCTGCAAATCCCTGGCGTGGTGAACGGCTGGACCCAGCCCATCATCAACCGCATCAACATGCTGAGCACCGGCATTCGCACCGACGTAGGCGTGAAAGTGTATGGCCAGCAGCTCGATACCATTTACCGGGTATCGCAGCAGGTGCGGGCGGCGCTGAAAGGCGTGCCCGGCGTGGAGGACCTGTACGTGGACCCCATCACGGGCGGCAAGTACCTGCAAATTGACCTCAACCGCCCCCAGCTGGCTCGCTATGGCCTGACGGTGGACCAGGTGAACGAGGTGGTGGAAATGGCCATCGGGGGCGCGCCCGTGGCCAGCACCGTGGAGGGCCGGCGGCGCTTCGCCATCGGCGTGCGCCTGGCCGAGGACTTCCGCAACAGCCTACCCGCGCTGGGCCGCATCCCCATCCAGACCACCGCCTACGGCCCGGTGCCGCTCTCGGCCGTGGCGTCGCTGCGTTTCGAGAACGGCCCGCCCATGATTAACTCCGAAAACGCCCAGCTGCGCGGCGCGGTGCTCTTCAACGTGCGGGGCCGCGACCTGGGCGGCACCGTGAGCGAGGCCATGAAAAAGGTGCAGGCCGTGCAGGGCAAGCTACCTGCCGGCTACTACCTGGAATGGAGCGGGCAGTACGAAAATCTCATCAGCTCGCAGCGCACCCTGCTTTTTATTCTGCCCATCGTGCTGGTAGTGATTTTCGGCTGCCTGTATTTCGCATTCCACTCGGTACGCGAGGCACTGTTGAGCCTGGTTACCATTCCCTTCGCCCTCATCGGTGGGGCCTACATGGTGTATTTCTACGGCGTGCACCTCTCCGTGGCAGTGGCCGTGGGCTTCATTGCCCTGTTCGGGCTGGCTGTGGAAACGGGCGTTATCATGGTCATTTACCTCAACGACGCCATGCAGCAGCTGGTGGCCCGCAAGGGCAATTCGAGCGAGACTATCACGAAGGAAGATTTGCGCGAGGCCGTTTTCCATGGGGCGGCCAAGCGCCTGCGCCCCAAGCTGATGACCGTGTCGGTGGCGCTATTCGGGTTGGTGCCGGTGCTCTGGGCCACGGGCACGGGCTCCGATGTGATGCTGCCCATCGTGCTGCCCATGATTGGGGGCGTATTCACTTCCTCGACCCACATTCTGCTGGTCACGCCGCTGATTTTTCTGATGACCAAGGAATACGAGCTGCGTAAGTTCGGTAAGCTGGACGTGCTGGCGGTGACGCATTAA
- a CDS encoding flavin monoamine oxidase family protein: MKKESLIAPATLPVIIIGAGLAGLTAARALHAAGRPVLVLEGRDRVGGRTLAVPALPGSSEAEGLDLGATWGWSHHPYLLGLCQQLGLQPFVQPSAGATAHETAAGTHHLPHHPSGSTGYLRLPGGTVALCRTLARQLPTGSLLLNARVTQLHAPVGSAEVVVEAQHAGVARTYRGSAVIVALPPRLAAHSLHFTPDLPAALQQTLREVPTWMAYSMKAVAVYATPFWRADGWSGYGASQLGPLGEIHDASPATGPLGALFGFFAPLHPLRNAPLAQRQAAVVQQLGRLFGPAALQPLAYHELDWSQEPLTSIPGDEQFPDQIPLQGPAQLRQPYWDNRLYWAGAETSTSEWGRLDGAIESGQWAATQLLGNL, translated from the coding sequence TTGAAAAAAGAATCACTGATAGCCCCAGCTACCCTACCGGTCATTATTATTGGTGCCGGCCTGGCAGGACTCACGGCGGCCCGGGCACTGCACGCGGCCGGCCGCCCGGTACTGGTCCTCGAAGGCCGGGACCGGGTGGGGGGCCGCACCCTGGCCGTGCCCGCGCTGCCCGGCTCGTCGGAAGCGGAAGGCCTGGACCTGGGTGCCACCTGGGGGTGGTCGCACCACCCCTACCTGCTCGGTTTGTGCCAGCAGCTGGGCCTGCAGCCCTTCGTGCAGCCCAGCGCCGGCGCTACGGCCCACGAAACCGCCGCCGGCACGCACCACCTGCCGCACCATCCATCCGGCTCAACGGGCTACCTGCGCCTGCCGGGAGGAACGGTGGCGCTTTGCCGCACGCTGGCCCGGCAGCTGCCGACGGGCAGCCTGCTGCTCAATGCGCGGGTAACGCAGCTGCACGCCCCGGTAGGCAGCGCGGAAGTCGTGGTCGAGGCCCAGCACGCCGGGGTCGCGCGCACTTACCGGGGTTCGGCCGTCATCGTGGCGCTGCCCCCGCGCCTGGCGGCGCATAGCCTGCACTTTACGCCGGACTTGCCGGCGGCGCTGCAACAGACGCTGCGGGAAGTGCCCACCTGGATGGCCTATTCCATGAAGGCGGTGGCCGTGTATGCCACGCCCTTCTGGCGGGCCGACGGCTGGTCCGGTTACGGGGCCAGCCAGCTGGGGCCGCTGGGGGAAATTCACGACGCCTCCCCTGCTACCGGTCCGCTGGGGGCTTTATTCGGATTTTTCGCGCCGTTGCATCCGCTGCGGAATGCGCCGCTCGCGCAACGGCAGGCAGCCGTGGTGCAACAGTTGGGCCGGTTGTTTGGCCCTGCCGCCCTACAGCCGCTGGCCTACCACGAGCTGGACTGGAGCCAGGAACCGCTGACCAGTATCCCCGGCGATGAGCAGTTCCCCGACCAGATTCCCCTGCAGGGGCCGGCCCAGCTGCGCCAGCCCTACTGGGATAATCGGCTCTACTGGGCCGGGGCCGAAACATCTACCAGCGAATGGGGCCGGCTAGATGGGGCCATTGAGTCCGGGCAATGGGCAGCAACGCAGTTGCTGGGCAACTTGTAG
- a CDS encoding heavy metal-binding domain-containing protein produces the protein MNKFLTYTLALASLTFATSCSDKNQNHMETGNQNHMENGAMNGTTMMADSTATPAGTATVYTCPMHPEVVASQPGQCPKCGMDLVVKK, from the coding sequence ATGAACAAGTTCCTCACCTACACCCTGGCCCTGGCCAGCCTCACCTTCGCCACCAGCTGCTCCGATAAAAACCAGAACCATATGGAAACCGGCAACCAAAATCATATGGAAAACGGGGCCATGAACGGAACCACCATGATGGCCGACAGTACTGCCACGCCTGCTGGCACGGCCACAGTCTACACCTGCCCCATGCACCCCGAAGTAGTAGCCAGCCAGCCCGGCCAGTGCCCAAAATGCGGCATGGACCTGGTGGTAAAAAAGTAG
- a CDS encoding efflux RND transporter periplasmic adaptor subunit, with protein MTRNLSNSPRRRRYWPARLLAPLLALLLLAGCHGQAHGPESQAPAQPVTSSAAMQYTCPMHPQIVRDAPGQCPICGMDLVPKVLDNAAAAAAAPTDLGPVSQAPNAAVLAAVATIRPVAEGAAADTLTLPGVVDYDPRRSRAVAARFGGRIEQLAVRFNYQPVRRGQKLLELYSPELVTAEQELIFVLENDADNAPLVAGARQKLRLLGLTDQQLAALARTRRASYRVAIFSPYDGYVVETLAATAPANGAAATGGMSASPEPGMSAGAPSAAAGSSAADPAQPQSLTLREGAYVSTGQTLFQVVNTDQVWGIFQPTPAELGRLRPGQTLRVVAEGTNLPPRIARLDLVEPEFRSEASVAAVRVYLPNPQGRLRRGQRLTGHLVPTAVPAGAGSFWLPRAAVVDLGTRQVAFVRRGATFVPVAVQVGQRTAGQVQVLRGLTGSEEVATNGQYLIDSEGFIQTSANAANPPAHD; from the coding sequence ATGACCAGGAACTTGAGCAATAGCCCCCGCCGCCGCCGCTACTGGCCCGCCCGGCTGCTGGCCCCGCTACTGGCGCTCCTGCTGCTGGCCGGCTGCCACGGCCAGGCCCACGGCCCCGAGTCGCAGGCCCCCGCCCAGCCAGTGACCAGCTCGGCGGCCATGCAGTACACCTGCCCCATGCACCCCCAGATTGTGCGCGACGCCCCCGGCCAGTGCCCCATCTGCGGTATGGACCTGGTGCCCAAGGTACTCGACAACGCGGCTGCTGCCGCCGCCGCTCCCACCGATCTGGGCCCGGTGAGCCAAGCTCCCAACGCCGCCGTGCTGGCGGCCGTGGCCACGATACGCCCCGTGGCCGAGGGCGCGGCGGCCGATACCCTCACCCTGCCGGGCGTGGTAGACTACGACCCGCGCCGCAGCCGGGCGGTAGCGGCCCGCTTCGGTGGCCGCATCGAGCAGCTGGCGGTGCGCTTTAACTACCAGCCCGTGCGGCGGGGCCAGAAGCTGCTTGAGCTCTACAGCCCCGAGCTGGTAACGGCCGAGCAGGAGCTGATTTTCGTGCTGGAAAACGACGCTGACAATGCGCCGCTGGTAGCCGGGGCCCGGCAGAAACTGCGCCTGTTGGGCCTCACCGACCAGCAGCTCGCAGCCCTGGCCCGTACCCGTCGGGCCAGCTACCGGGTAGCCATTTTCAGTCCCTACGATGGCTACGTGGTAGAAACCCTGGCCGCCACCGCGCCGGCCAACGGTGCCGCCGCTACCGGAGGCATGAGCGCCAGCCCCGAACCGGGCATGAGTGCCGGCGCGCCCAGCGCTGCGGCGGGTAGTTCGGCTGCCGACCCGGCGCAGCCCCAGTCGCTCACCCTCCGGGAAGGAGCCTACGTGAGCACCGGCCAGACGCTGTTTCAGGTAGTGAATACCGACCAGGTGTGGGGCATATTTCAGCCCACCCCGGCCGAGCTGGGCCGGTTGCGGCCCGGCCAGACGCTGCGCGTGGTGGCCGAAGGCACCAACCTGCCGCCCCGCATCGCGCGACTCGATTTGGTGGAGCCTGAGTTCCGCTCCGAGGCCAGCGTAGCGGCTGTGCGGGTGTACCTGCCCAACCCACAGGGCCGGCTGCGGCGCGGCCAGCGCCTGACCGGGCACCTGGTGCCTACTGCCGTGCCGGCCGGAGCTGGGAGCTTCTGGCTGCCCCGCGCCGCCGTGGTGGACCTGGGTACCCGGCAGGTGGCCTTCGTGCGGCGCGGGGCCACGTTCGTGCCGGTGGCCGTGCAGGTGGGCCAGCGCACCGCCGGCCAGGTTCAGGTGCTGCGCGGCCTCACCGGCTCCGAAGAAGTGGCCACCAATGGCCAGTATCTGATTGATAGTGAAGGCTTCATTCAAACCTCCGCCAACGCTGCTAACCCGCCCGCCCATGACTAA
- a CDS encoding deoxyhypusine synthase family protein yields the protein MQVSNFLRHHYRHFNAAALIDAADGYNKHLAEGGKMMITLAGAMSTAEMGIQLAELIRQDKVQIISCTGANLEEDIFNLVAHDFYERVPNYRDLTPADEQALLERHMNRVTDTCIPEEEAMRRLEHVVLKFWEKAESEGKAYFPHEFFYQILLSGELEQYYQIDPKDSWMLAAAEKNLPIICPGWEDSTLGNIYAGHVITGDIKNVHTMRTGIQYMIYLADWYTQQATNESKVGFFQIGGGIAGDFPICVVPMLHQDLGRTSVPLWGYFCQISDSTTSYGSYSGAVPNEKITWGKLGQDTPKFIIESDATIVAPLVFAIVLGQ from the coding sequence ATGCAAGTTTCCAATTTTCTCCGTCACCATTACCGCCACTTCAACGCCGCTGCCCTCATCGACGCGGCCGATGGCTACAACAAGCACCTCGCTGAAGGCGGCAAAATGATGATTACCCTGGCCGGAGCCATGAGCACCGCCGAAATGGGTATTCAGCTGGCCGAGCTGATTCGTCAGGATAAAGTGCAGATTATCAGTTGTACCGGCGCCAACCTGGAGGAGGACATCTTCAACCTCGTGGCCCACGATTTCTACGAACGGGTGCCCAACTATCGCGACCTCACGCCCGCCGACGAGCAGGCCCTGCTGGAGCGCCACATGAACCGCGTGACAGATACCTGCATTCCCGAGGAAGAGGCTATGCGCCGCCTCGAGCATGTGGTATTGAAGTTCTGGGAGAAGGCCGAAAGCGAAGGTAAAGCGTATTTCCCCCACGAATTCTTCTACCAGATTCTGCTGAGCGGCGAGCTGGAGCAGTACTACCAGATTGACCCCAAAGACAGCTGGATGCTGGCCGCCGCCGAGAAAAACCTGCCCATCATCTGCCCCGGTTGGGAAGACAGCACGCTCGGCAACATCTACGCCGGCCACGTCATCACGGGCGATATCAAGAACGTGCACACCATGCGTACGGGCATTCAGTACATGATTTACCTGGCCGACTGGTACACCCAGCAAGCTACCAACGAGAGCAAAGTAGGCTTCTTCCAGATTGGCGGCGGCATTGCCGGCGACTTCCCCATCTGCGTGGTGCCCATGCTGCACCAGGACCTGGGCCGCACCAGCGTACCGCTGTGGGGCTATTTCTGCCAGATTTCGGACTCCACCACCAGCTACGGCAGCTACTCCGGCGCCGTGCCGAACGAGAAAATCACCTGGGGCAAGCTGGGCCAGGACACGCCCAAATTCATCATCGAAAGCGACGCTACCATTGTCGCGCCGCTGGTGTTTGCCATCGTGCTAGGGCAGTAA